TGACAAGAGTCCATCTAATTCAACGGTCCGAATGAGATAAGGTTCAGGCTTTAGCGGTGAAGTTGCTGTTATTTCGGTATCGTTCAGACGAAATTGATAATTTTGGTTGGGCTGCCACGCAAATTGAAGCAAAACCCGGTTCGCATCGAGCCATTGAATTGTGGACACCTTAGAGGTGTTCGCTGTTCTGATAGATATTGTTATATCATTGATTTCGCCTTCAATACCGTTTCTGTGTTGAGTTTCGAGTACTACGCCTGTCCGTACCCAAGTGATGCCCATATCGGCTGTCACAATACCAATGGGTGAAATTATCAGCAGACAGAATAGCGCAAAAAATTGAATTCGTTTCATTGTCGTGTTCCTTTCTATGAGGGAGTGATAGTTTAGTCCGCGACACGCCAGAGGCCTCGCCCTAATCTCGCACCGAGGAGTACGCCGATAAACGTATAGACGAATCCTTCTATCAGAATTCGGAGAAGGATATACCAATCGGCATAAAAAAGCCGATAGAGCAGTATAGAGAGTTGGAAATCGACATAGACAGCAATCGCATCACAGAGACCTAACACAACTGCCCATACGAACAGACTACGGCTTCGCACAAATAGAAAGCCGGTTTCCAGTAGGAGGACGCTTGTGCCGGTATAAACAATCGCCATCGGTGTAAACAGTCCGAACGCCACACCACCGAGAAGTAAGCGGACCGCGGAGACAAGCAAGATGACACCACTCCCTTTATTCTGTGGCTTCAGGGCATCGTGCTCCGAATTTTCAGGGTCTCCACTAATATAAATTAACAATGCCGTCAGCAGAGCATAATAGAGTGTCTCGTTTACCAAGCCCGTCAGCAGTACGGAAATCGGTCCGAGAAGTGCGCTGATTAAGTTAAGGAATAGCGTTGATGGGACCGTCACCGCCACAAAAACCGTTGTGCCAAATAGCGCGATAACAATGAGTTGCTTCGTCGTGAAACCGGCGAACAGTTGTTTGTGCAACTTTAGGACAACTGCCAATCCGATCGTACTACTGATGATTGCCAAAAGGCTAACAAGCAGTGCCTGTTGATTTGGAACAATCAGATGGAGGGGATGTTCTTCGCGTAAGATTGTTGCATCGCTTCCCCAGACCTTCACCGCAATATTCCGCGTATATTCGCCAGGAATCGCCTGCTCTATCTTACCCTCTTTTAGATACCTCGGATGAAAGTAGATAGGTAAGGGAATTTCCGTAACTTCACCACCGGGTAGACTCGCGAAAGCGACGCTCTGATTCGTACCACCATTCGCTGTCTCTGGTGGTGTGAGAAAAGGGACAACTTCGCCGGTCTTTATATCTCTATTGATTGATGACACAGCCACATGGATAGTCTCTTCACTCTGATTGCGGAGGCGGATGGTCTGAAAGGTTGTCGGCTCAAATGGATTCGTCTGCGAGGTGTCAAGCCAACTGAACAGTGGACGCGGGTAGTAGATGGTATCCGCCCGCTGCTTGGCGTCTACTGCGCCTGTTGCATCTGTAGGCATCTCGATTAATGCTATTGAGAGGTATTCAGTCATCTCGGAGACAGTTGCCGTTCGCAACTGTACCCTTGTCTGTTGTTCCCACGTTTGCCCTCTATCTGTTGTGAAGCGGACAACTCCCGATACTTCTTCCCTGTCTGAGTTAGTTGTTGTGGAGGTCTTCAGCACCAGTTCACGATACCAGACCTCCGATGCGACGCGAAATCTACCAGTGGTCGAGAGACAGGTTTCTGCATCAGTTGTTTCAGCCTGCCAGCCTGTTGGCAGATGTACAACAGTTAGTGTTGATGGGAGACAAATTTCAAGGTCAAAGGTCGCTGGTATCTTTCCATTTCTAACGAGGATTGTGGCTGTCATTTCGCTGTCGTGTAGGACGAGAGCGACTTGGTTGTTACTTGATGTGTTTTCTGCCGCTATCTGCATTCCAACACCGTAAGGGATGGCGATTTCTAAGCTACCTTGTGTGTACGTCCGCGGCGCAGTTACCGTTTGGACATCCACATCGCCTGCTGTCAAGGTCGCTTCAAACCTATAGGTTTCCCCTTCACGCCATTCAAAATAGAGTGGTTCTGTCTGACGGGGGGGCGTGGGAAAATTGAGCTGCGCGACTCTCGCACCGTCGGCGTTAAAGGCATTCAGGCGTTGAACGGGTGCTTCTGCGCTTAATTGTACCTTTGCCCCCAATGAAAAGAACGTCACTTTCCATGAGAACGGTCCCTCTTTAGGGGCTGAGGCACAACTGAACAAGAAAACAAGGAGCGGCAAATAGTAGGCAGCCTTGGATAAGAAGTCTGAACTATGATTTATGAGATTGGTAGATGGTCCGTGATTAGATACTTTTTTAATCATAGCAAATCTTAAAATCATAAGAATCCTGGTTCAGACTTCTACTGAGAACTGATAACCATTAAAGTCCTTGTCCTATCAGCACTAAGTCAAGGACATTAACGACTTGGTCGCCATTGACATCGGCAATTATGCCAGGACCTTGGTCGCCCAAAAACCTGCTCGCGATTGTTAAGTCTTCCGCATTGACGAACCCGTCATTGTTGACATCTTCGCGACGCGGCATAATCGTTGCAAACCCCAAATTATTGGCACCGGGTCCAACGCGGTAGGTTTGTAGGAGAGACGCATCCATGACATCCATGACGCGAACGAAATCCTGTCCACCGCCCGACCAATCGGGCTGGGTGATATAGAGACTTCCATCTGGCGCGAAGGTCAGTCCCCCACTGATAGAGGCATCTGCATCGTTGCTGAAGTTGGCGATCACGTCATCTTCGTCCCGAATCCACGCTTGTGCCGCAACATCGTAGACGAGCAGGCCCGGGTTTTGCCAACTCCCTTGGAGAAACAGCTGCTTTTGTGAGTTGAGGGCGACGGAGCCAGGCGTGAAGCCGAGTTTGACTGTTTCGATGATCTCATCAGTCGTTGTGTCAATCAGAACGAGATGTCCCGAAATATCATTATAATTGCCCGTTGTTTTGAGAATAACAGTGGATTCGCCATCGTTAACGATTGTACTTGCGTTTGTCGGCACTGGGATGGATTTCAATATAATATCAGTCTCTGTATCAATCACTGTCACACTGCTATCGTAATAGGTCGTTTTTCGTTCAACTGGATCCCACTCCCATGCCGGATTCGAGACATAAGCTTTGCCGTTGAGAAGTGTGATGCCCGTCGGTTTGTTAAAGGAGCCGGTGAGAACCTTCGTTACGTTGCGATTCGGAATGTCGATGACATGCACCTCATGCGTTGCTGCACAGGTAACGTACATCTTCTGTTCATTGATAAGAGCGATCTGCTGAGGTGTCGCGCCATCTCGAATTGGGATTTCGCCAACAATTTCTCGGTCTTCCAAGTTGATAATAAAGATACTGTCACCGAAGCTTGCAGCACCCGTAACGGGTAAGTTAAAAGTAGGGATATAAGCGAGATGCCCGTGAATGGAAATGCCGACGGCTCGCCTCCGATTAAGCGGCTCAGTGCTAAAACGGAGTATCTCGTTATCAACAGCCCGTCTTTCATTCGATTCCATCAGATTAATGAGTGAGAGTGAAGCGGTGATACCTAAGTCGGGGTGTGTGAGGGCGTTTATAACCACTGCCAGTTCTTGGACTTCTGTTTGTCCAAAAGCGGGGGTAACGAGAAGTGTGAAGAGTATCGCACCGATGAGTAGGAACGAGTGTAAATTGTGCGAATGGCACGAAAAATGCCGCCGAGTCAAAAAAACTTTGTTCATTAGAACCTCCGTAATGAAACAAAAAACCCCTGCCTTCATAGCCTTTTTGTAGCAAGTGCTAACTTGCAAACGGCTCGAAAAGCAGAGGAGGCGACATTTTGTGTGAGTCTTATCCTGTCGTTTCGTGCAAGGATTTTATACCTTTATGGGTATTTCTATGTTCTGACAGGATATTGCTGCGCGCTGTTCCACTGCTTTCCCGCGAAAACAGATGTGTGAAACACGATTCAGGCAGGTCTCCTGACTTCCGATCTTGCGCCCGCTGAACCTTCCCATCAATGCGTTGACAGTGGTTTCTACAGCGGATATTTACGATCGTTCACAGTGGCGGGGCCGTGGCGGATTCTCACCGCACTTCCCTATTCTCCGGCTCTCTCCGGCACCTAAATCGTCAGCTTATTCAATTGTAATGCATATATTGTATCACGTTGTGCTGTTTTTTGCAAATATTTTTTTAATTAAAAAATTTGACAACGCGAAGTAGATATGTTATTATTAATGTTAGTCTTTGAAACGTTCCACAAACGAAAGCGGGTATTTACCAGTTATTAATCTATCTGCAAAGAACGATAAACATGACACTTGTCCGTTCACACTCCAGTTTGCATAGCGTATCCAACCATTGGCATTGGTGGCGTTCCAACTGCTTATCGGGGAGTGTGCGCTTAAACAGATAAATACACTAAAAATAGAAAATCGCCTTTTTTCATTTTTAAATCTTGTTGAAGCCTTATGCATACCAATCCCGGAAGCGTAAGGTTTTTTGTTTTTAAGGAGGAGAATCCGAATGAAAATTCTATCGGAACTTAAATATGACCGCGACGGTTTAGTCGCTGCAGTCATTCAAGATGACACGAACAACGAAATTTTAATGGTAGGCTATATGAACACGGAAGCCATAAAAGAGACATTAACGAGTGGACGTGTCTGCTTCTGGAGCCGTTCCCGCCAGAAACTCTGGATAAAGGGGGAGACTTCAGGGCATACGCAGACGGTTAAGTCTATCGCAGTCGATTGTGATGGCGATGCCTTGCTCATTAAAGTTGAGCAGAAGGTAGCAGCGTGTCATGTTGGCTATCGTTCCTGCTTCTTTCGAGAAGTTTCCCCCGACGGAGAGTCAACGCGTGTGGTAGGTGAAAAGATTTTCGATGCAGATGCTGTCTATTAGTGCTTTGTCCACCTTGAATTTAAGGATTAGTTTGTAGTAGTGCGATTTATCGCACGTTTCAGTTCAACGACGGGCAATAAATTGCCCTACTACAAACGGAAGCGGACACCCTTAATTTGAAACTGGATAAAGCACCAGTCTCCTATGTTCTACTAATTTTCGTATCTTAGCATTTGCTCAGAAATTGTTTGATTCAGTTTACCCCGTACAGGTCAAAACAGAATAGCACTGTCCATCGTAAACACTGTTTTCAACTGCTGTTCTTATGCTTATTAGGACTTACGCACTCCCCTGGTAGGTGCGGTTTCCAACCGCACCGAACCCTGTTAGAAAGTGCCTTCACCATATCAAAATAGGCGTTCTGACCCAATTTTGCGTAAGTCCTGCTTATGATGTTTGGTACTGTATAAGAAAAACTTTGATGTTACAGATATGAGAAAGGAGTTATGATGTATCATCCAACGTTGGAAGACTTTCGCGAGGCAGCGAAATCAGGGAACACAATACCAGTATACCGATCGATTTTAGCGGATATGGAGACACCGGTATCTGCTTTTTACAAGTTGATGCCAGATAATTATATGTTCTTGCTCGAAAGCGTTGAAGGCGGTGAAAATGTTGCGCGCTATTCATTTCTGGGAAGTCAGCCATCAGTGCTTTTCCGGAGCAAAGGCCATCAGGTTACTATTGAGGACTTGACGACGGGTGAAACGGTATCACAAGAATATGAAGACCCGTTAGGGGCACTTGAGGAGATGATGCGGAATTATAACCCTGTCCATATTGAGGGCTTACCGCAATTCCACGGCGGGGCGGTCGGTTATATGAGTTACGACATGGTGCGTTTCGTAGAGGAGTTACCTGATAGCACTGAAGATGATCTGCAAATTCCGGATT
This is a stretch of genomic DNA from Candidatus Poribacteria bacterium. It encodes these proteins:
- the hisI gene encoding phosphoribosyl-AMP cyclohydrolase, translated to MKILSELKYDRDGLVAAVIQDDTNNEILMVGYMNTEAIKETLTSGRVCFWSRSRQKLWIKGETSGHTQTVKSIAVDCDGDALLIKVEQKVAACHVGYRSCFFREVSPDGESTRVVGEKIFDADAVY
- a CDS encoding dockerin type I domain-containing protein, whose protein sequence is MNKVFLTRRHFSCHSHNLHSFLLIGAILFTLLVTPAFGQTEVQELAVVINALTHPDLGITASLSLINLMESNERRAVDNEILRFSTEPLNRRRAVGISIHGHLAYIPTFNLPVTGAASFGDSIFIINLEDREIVGEIPIRDGATPQQIALINEQKMYVTCAATHEVHVIDIPNRNVTKVLTGSFNKPTGITLLNGKAYVSNPAWEWDPVERKTTYYDSSVTVIDTETDIILKSIPVPTNASTIVNDGESTVILKTTGNYNDISGHLVLIDTTTDEIIETVKLGFTPGSVALNSQKQLFLQGSWQNPGLLVYDVAAQAWIRDEDDVIANFSNDADASISGGLTFAPDGSLYITQPDWSGGGQDFVRVMDVMDASLLQTYRVGPGANNLGFATIMPRREDVNNDGFVNAEDLTIASRFLGDQGPGIIADVNGDQVVNVLDLVLIGQGL